The DNA window TTGATACCGATAAAATCGCCGATATCCAGTAATTTCTTAAACACTTCGTTATACAGCGTTTTATCTTCGCCGGGACAAATATCATCCCTGGAAATATAGAGCTGGATTCTTTCGGTGGAATCCTGCAATACGGCAAAGGAAGCCTTCCCCATCACACGGAAACCCATCAGGCGGCCGGCGATACATACCGGCTTCCGGTCTTCAAAATGCTGTTTTATCTCTTTAGCGGTACTGTCAATGGGGTACAGCGATGCCGGATACGGCTCAATGCCCAACGCCTTTATTTTATCCAATTTTTCTCTTCTGACCTGCTCTTGTTCGCTCAAATGCTGCATAAATTCATGAATTGAAATGCAAAAATAGGATTTTTAGTCGATAGTCCACAGTCGGCTGTCCATTGATTTCACAGGCTCCGAAAAAAAATCACCCGCTATCAGTTCGGAGATATCCTTATCGACTAAAATCGTGCGGATACCCAATTTGCCGGGTTCGGTCAGGTTTTCAGGCTTGTCATCGAGGAAAACACAGCGTTCCGCAGGCAGCTTTTGTTCCTGCAGGACAAATTCATAAATCTCCCTGCCGGGTTTGCGCAGCCCGATTTGCTGGGAATAGTAGCAGGTATGGAAGGAGGATTCGAGGACATCCTCGCCGAATGCCGATTTCATATAGCGGCGGATGGCATCCACATGGATGGCGTTGGTATTGCTCAGTAAAATCAGGCGGTGCCTATCCTTCAGCCGGCGTAGTAAATCAATGCGGTGAGCAGGTATATCTTTCAGGATGCCGTTCCAGTGCCGGATGATTGTTTCATCGGAAACGTTTTTTTCCAGAGCAATGGATTTCAGCTGCCGTATAAAATCGGACGGAGTGATTTTCCCCGTTTCAAAGTCGTGGAAAAAATGCTGCTGTTGCAGCTGCTGTAATGATTCGGGATGGAAATTCGGCAGCAGATTCTGCTCCAGCCAATCCTGCTCGGATTTCAGGTTGATAATGACGCCGCCGAGGTCAAAGATGAGGGTGGAGATGGAATGCATGCGCGAAAATAAGAAAAGCTGCGTTGCAGAGGAAATCCGGAAGCTTGATTCCTGTACTATTTGTTCACAGCCGTCGATGCGAGACATGATGTCTGTCTGCCGACCAGGCAAACAATCTCGATTGAACTTGGCAGCGTGCAGGTAGTAGATGGGGAAATGCAGACACTGCATATCAGGCAGAAATTACCCATTTTATAAAAACCAAGAAAAATAAGGGCTTTGAAGTAGAATTAAAAAAAGGCCGGACGAATCCGACCCTTTTTGTGGTCCCGCATGTAGCTCCTACTATTGGACAAAATAAGTTTTATAGTCCAAAGTTGCACAAATAATTGATTTCCAGTGCGAAAAATAAAATTCTCTTTACAGCTCTTTATAAATATTGTAGGGTTGTACAGATATTTTCTACGAGTTTTCTACGGCAAAAAGAATACCCCGCAAACCTTAACAACACATTAACACACAGAAAAACTTCTGGCATGTGATTTGTAAAATTTTGTTAAATGGTTCTATTTGTTTAATTATCATACACTTGTAAATTAACTATGATAACAATCTATTACTGCCGCGACCAAACGTATAAGAAAGGAGTAAACCTAGCCTTGATTAAGGAATATGAGAGAATGGGTAAACCTTTGGATGAATTCTATAACGAAAATAAAACTGCCATATACATCTGCTGGACTGCCAGGGGAAAATATAATAAGGTAAACAGCAAGATTAAGGTTTTTTCAAAATTATGGGAGGAGAAAGCTCAAAGAGTTAAGAAACAACATCCTCTTTCCTTAGAAATCAACCATCGGCTTACACAACTAAAAGCAGACATTGAAAAGTCAGTTCTAACATTAATTGCACGAAATCCCGATTATATGTCTGATGATGTGAAAGATTTGGTAGAACAATTGATAAACGGAAAAATAAATCATTCAAAACAAATCACTTTTGGAGTGCATTTGATATGTATATCTCTGAAAAGAGAAAACTTTGTAAAGAGAGTACTGTAAAAAAGGTGGTCACCACATACAACCTATTATTAGAATTTCAAAAATCACACTACACATTAACTTTTGAAAAAATAAACAATGATTTTAAAGTTGATTTACTGTCTTATATGACAGATGAAAAGAAATACCTGAATAACAATATCAGTAAACATTTCTCTATTATAAAAACATTCATGAGATGGGCTTCACAAAAAGAATATCATTCCAACACAAAATTTGAACAGATTAAGTATCAGTCTGATGTTGTGGATGTATTAGCGTTAACAGAAGAAGAGTTGGAGAAGATAATCAATGTTAATCTCGGTTTTAGCAAATCTTTAGACAAAACAAGGGATATTTTTGTTTTCGGTTGTCTGACTGGCCAGAGGTTCTCAGACCTAATGAATCTCAAATTGGGTGACTTAAATCTGGAATCAACCAATCCCACATGGGCACTATATCAAGTTAAAGGAAATAAACGTAAGAAGATAGTTGTTCCCTTGCTACCTAAAGCCATAGAAATCCTAAATAAACATTGTGACTTCACAAATCCTATTGAATGTTACGCATTCAAAATACAATGTAATCAGAAAATGAATCAAAACATAAAAGTGGTAGCAGAGCTAGCAAAGGTAAACTCACCTGTCGCCAAGAACCGTTACTCCGGAAAGAGGCGTATTGATGTACTCAAACCGAAACATCAATTTATTACTATACACACTGCAAGAAAGACATTTGTTACGCTTAATTTACTTAAAGGCTTACAACCTGATTTAATACGAGCTATCACTGGACACCAAGATCATAGAGTAATGTTAAGTACTTGGCTATATCAGAACAAACAACAATTAATGAATTTAATAAAATATGGAGCTAATCTTTTAGATAGAAAAATTAATATAAAACAAGATTGTCATAAACAAAGAACAATAAAATATGCAAACAATTAGATAATTTAAGCAAACCGCCACCAAGGCCATAGTAATTTTAAAAAAAAACTATGGCCTTTTTTCGTTAATAGTAATGTTAATAATAAAACTAAACATTTAAATATGAAAACTTTTCAAATCGAAGGAATAAATAAAGATGAATTTATGGAAATATTAAAACTAACATTTTATGATTTTATTCCTCATATAAAAAAAGAACTACAGTCTGATGAAGAAGAACTATTAAACATAAAAGATACTTGTAGGTTATTAAATAAGACACGTGCAACGATTTACAACTATATCAAAAAGGAAATAAAACCTTTTGATAAACCACTTAGACGCGGCGGGAGTATTTATTTCAAGAAATCTGAGATCTTACGTTATCAAGAGAATATTTAATATGTTGATTTTCATCTTAATTTACAACTAATTCAATAGTGATTGATTGTTGCTGCAAACACCCGTAAATAAAAATAAGATTATTTTTTGTTTGTAACAAGTGTTGTTTTATTAACTTCATTTAAGAGTGCATCCTCTGCTTGTATGAAGGGATCATACCAATCTGCTTTTTTGCGAGCCCAGGTTAGCCAGGTTTTGGTTTCTTCTGTGTGGTTGTTGCCAGCTATGGCTTTTGATTCCACTTCATTGATGTAGTTGCGGAGGTTTTCTGCCTTGTGCCAGCGTTCTGCCTTATTCAGGGTTTCCCGGAAGGCTTCCAGGTCTTCATCCTGCCGTTTTCATATTCTTTTCTGATTTTTTCCTTTAACTCTCTTTCTTCCCGGTTTTTTCTGAATCCTGTTATTCCATTCGGTTTTTTAACAGCAATCATTTCCAAGAGATGCTATAATTAATGCTATTTGTTTTTCTAAGGGTAATCTTCCGTCAGTAATTTCCTTGCAATCATAGCCATTTTCTAATTTTATAATGAATAAGCCGTCCGGTATATATTTATGCAGATTCCAGTGATCTTTAGAATTTGTCAGTACTTTTTTTGTTTTTTCTCTCAAGCTTAACGGAATTGAATGTCCGTCGATTATTACCATGGTATCGTTCTGTGATATCCTGATATCATGTTTTCGTGCATATAAGGATTTAATTAGTGTATCCATCAAAAGTAATGCTCTTCTTATGTTTAACTGGGATACTCTTATATCCAGATTCTGGTAGCTGGATGACATTAAGCCTTTGTAAATACGATTATCTGTACTGTTTAATCTTTCCCTCGCTGATATAATCAGTTTGTCCGGTTTGGTTAGTCTATCAGGCACAACTAATATATTTTTCAGCTGTTCTTCGATTTCCTTTTGCAACATTTTAACCGGGGATAGTTCTTTGGCTATTCCGACACTGTTTTCGTCTCTTATTCCAAATGTTATTACTTCTTCTTTATCTGCAGTTGGCAATGGTGTTTTAGTAACCTTCTTTCCATATTGTACTTTCTGCCAGTGTCCGTTTTTTGGCAAGGGGAT is part of the Sphingobacteriales bacterium genome and encodes:
- a CDS encoding HAD family phosphatase, yielding MSRIDGCEQIVQESSFRISSATQLFLFSRMHSISTLIFDLGGVIINLKSEQDWLEQNLLPNFHPESLQQLQQQHFFHDFETGKITPSDFIRQLKSIALEKNVSDETIIRHWNGILKDIPAHRIDLLRRLKDRHRLILLSNTNAIHVDAIRRYMKSAFGEDVLESSFHTCYYSQQIGLRKPGREIYEFVLQEQKLPAERCVFLDDKPENLTEPGKLGIRTILVDKDISELIAGDFFSEPVKSMDSRLWTID
- a CDS encoding helix-turn-helix domain-containing protein, which produces MKTFQIEGINKDEFMEILKLTFYDFIPHIKKELQSDEEELLNIKDTCRLLNKTRATIYNYIKKEIKPFDKPLRRGGSIYFKKSEILRYQENI
- a CDS encoding phage integrase SAM-like domain-containing protein produces the protein MYISEKRKLCKESTVKKVVTTYNLLLEFQKSHYTLTFEKINNDFKVDLLSYMTDEKKYLNNNISKHFSIIKTFMRWASQKEYHSNTKFEQIKYQSDVVDVLALTEEELEKIINVNLGFSKSLDKTRDIFVFGCLTGQRFSDLMNLKLGDLNLESTNPTWALYQVKGNKRKKIVVPLLPKAIEILNKHCDFTNPIECYAFKIQCNQKMNQNIKVVAELAKVNSPVAKNRYSGKRRIDVLKPKHQFITIHTARKTFVTLNLLKGLQPDLIRAITGHQDHRVMLSTWLYQNKQQLMNLIKYGANLLDRKINIKQDCHKQRTIKYANN